From Hippoglossus stenolepis isolate QCI-W04-F060 chromosome 6, HSTE1.2, whole genome shotgun sequence, a single genomic window includes:
- the LOC118110730 gene encoding thyrotropin subunit beta, whose amino-acid sequence MRRSMSLFVSQCTLLCALIGGTVCACMLKNHTLWIERHDCAQCVAINTTICSGYCYTQDTNFKGRFGRTFLIQRSCVPLSLVYRPACFPGCSKDATPQVYYPVARCCSCKRCDTRTHNCVRTSQNSYDQCPMTHGIVKNQNQSASEIYI is encoded by the exons ATGAGAAGAag catgtctctgtttgtgtcacaatgCACGCTGCTGTGTGCGCTGATTGGTGGGACagtgtgtgcctgcatgttGAAGAATCACACCTTGTGGATTGAGAGGCACGACTGTGCCCAGTGTGTGGCCATCAACACGACCATCTGCAGTGGCTACTGTTACACACAG GACACCAATTTTAAGGGCCGCTTTGGGAGGACCTTCCTGATCCAGCGTAGCTGTGTGCCTCTCTCCCTGGTGTACCGACCAGCCTGTTTTCCTGGCTGCTCTAAGGATGCCACCCCACAGGTGTATTATCCCGTGGCCCGCTGCTGTAGCTGTAAGCGCTgtgacacacgcacgcacaactGTGTCCGCACCAGCCAAAACTCTTACGACCAATGCCCCATGACGCATGGCATTGTGAAGAACCAGAACCAGTCTGCCTCTGAAATATACATATGA
- the LOC118110727 gene encoding mitochondrial glutamate carrier 1 has protein sequence MAQQQRISLPAKLINGGIAGMVGVTCVFPIDLAKTRLQNQRSGQQLYKNMMDCLIKTVKSEGYFGMYRGAAVNLTLVTPEKAIKLAANDFFRQQLSKDSGKLTVLKEMLAGCCAGMCQVTITTPMEMLKIQLQDAGRLAAQQRVVPSVVTTLKMGGTSAVISRSYNTRPAPQVMRVSATQITRELLRTKGVTGLYKGLGATLMRDIPFSVVYFPLFAHLHQLGQHSQEDPSVPFYWSFMSGCSAGCVAAVVVSPCDVVKTRLQSIKKGANEETYNGVVDCVRKILTKEGPGAFLKGATCRALVIAPLFGIAQVVYFVGVGEFLLGYTPYTICSA, from the exons ATGGCCCAGCAACAGCGGATCAG CCTCCCAGCCAAACTGATCAATGGAGGGATTGCAGGGATGGTAGGAGTCACCTGTGTGTTTCCAATTGACCTGGCCAAGACCCGCCTGCAGAACCAACGCAGCGGGCAGCAACTTTACAAGAACAT GATGGATTGCCTAATAAAGACAGTAAAATCTGAAGGCTACTTTGGCATGTACAGAG GTGCTGCTGTAAATCTCACCCTGGTGACCCCAGAAAAGGCCATCAAGCTAGCTGCTAATGACTTCTTCCGCCAACAGTTGAGCAAAGATAG TGGCAAGTTGACGGTGCTCAAAGAGATGCTGGCAGGATGCTGTGCAGGAATGTGCCAGGTCACTATCACCACACCCATGGAGATGCTCAAGATCCAGCTGCAGGATGCTGGCAGGCTAG CTGCCCAGCAGAGGGTGGTGCCCAGTGTCGTCACAACTCTGAAGATGGGGGGAACCAGTGCGGTCATTAGCCGTTCTTACAACACCAGGCCTGCACCTCAAGTCATGCGCGTGTCCGCCACACAGATCACCAGAGAGCTGCTGAGGACCAAAGGTGTCACAGGGCTGTACAAGGGGTTAGGGGCCACGCTGATGAG ggaCATCCCCTTCTCCGTTGTGTACTTCCCTCTTTTCGCACATCTGCACCAGCTCGGCCAGCATTCACAAGAAGACCCGTCCGTGCCCTTCTATTGGTCCTTCATGTCAGGCTGTTCGGCTGGATGCGTTGCGGCAGTGGTCGTCAGCCCTTGTGACG TGGTTAAGACAAGGCTACAATCCATCAAAAAAGGAGCTAATGAGGAAACCTACAACGGAGTGGTGGACTGTGTCAG AAAGATCCTGACAAAGGAGGGTCCCGGAGCATTCCTGAAGGGGGCCACCTGCCGGGCTCTGGTTATCGCTCCGCTCTTCGGCATTGCCCAGGTTGTGTACTTTGTTGGAGTGGGAGAGTTCCTGCTGGGGTACACCCCCTACACAATCTGCTCTGCATAA
- the LOC118110728 gene encoding tetraspanin-2, whose product MGKVEGGMRCVKYLLFIFNFIFWLMGSFVLAVGLWLRFDPETVSLLNGDKAPDTFFIGVYILIGAGSLVMLVGFFGCCGAVRESQCLLGSFFACLLIIFGAEVAAGVFGFLNKDKIIEDVQTFYSTTYNENNNSTLIVSYQKILNCCGTSANPCPDPQPDTKDCETGIKDFFNSKLYIIGYVGIGIAGVMIIGMIFSMVLCCAIRNTREVI is encoded by the exons ATGGGGAAAgtggaaggagggatgagatGTGTGAAATACCTTTTGTTCATCTTCAACTTCATATTCTGG TTGATGGGATCATTTGTCCTGGCAGTGGGACTGTGGCTGCGTTTTGACCCAGAAACTGTGTCTCTGCTCAACGGGGATAAAGCTCCAGACACCTTCTTCATTG GTGTCTATATACTGATTGGTGCCGGCAGCCTGGTGATGTTGGTGGGTTTCTTCggctgctgtggagctgtgcGGGAATCTCAGTGCCTGCTGGGTTCA ttcTTTGCCTGCTTGTTGATCATCTTCGGAGCTGAGGTGGCAGCAGGAGTGTTTGGATTCTTAAACAAGGACAAG ATAATCGAAGACGTTCAGACCTTCTACTCAACAACGTACAACGAGAACAATAACAGCACTTTGATCGTCTCATACCAGAAAATA CTGAACTGTTGTGGAACCTCTGCAAACCCCTGCCCTGATCCCCAACCAGATACCAAG GACTGTGAGACGGGCATCAAGGACTTCTTCAACAGTAAACTCTACATCATCGGGTACGTGGGCATCGGCATCGCTGGAGTCATG ATCATTGGGATGATCTTCAGTATGGTTCTCTGTTGTGCCATACGCAACACCAGGGAGGTCATATAA
- the ngfa gene encoding neurotrophin-7 — translation MRSSPLVLLLLIGVQAVLNMGGGLARSAGPANHKAGQQTAANQRAGQQQRAAGDHLSEHHSSQEHHRTSHHRTKRHHRAASRTQDRSPVVTHSTSNSPPDPSIPVVDPKLFSKRRYRSSPRVVFSEVLPSHDALEGEGYDIEGVRGMRVRRRAGSHTMHRGEYSVCDSINTWVGNLTQATDIAGNEVTVLPNVTINNVVKKQFFYETTCRYPTHRGSGNANGGRTGGRGAKQGSKSGCLGIDSRHWNSYCTNTHIFVSALSVFKERTAWRFIRINAACVCVLSRKSWGGRLGH, via the coding sequence ATGAGGTCGTCACCACtggtcctgctcctcctgatcGGCGTCCAGGCTGTACTGAACATGGGAGGTGGATTGGCCCGGAGTGCCGGGCCTGCCAACCACAAAGCAGGACAGCAGACGGCAGCCAATCAAAGAGcaggacagcagcagagagcagcggGGGACCACCTTTCTGAACACCACTCTTCACAGGAGCATCATAGGACCAGCCACCACAGGACCAAGAGGCACCATCGGGCAGCTTCTCGCACCCAGGACAGGAGCCCTGTCGTCACGCACTCTACGTCAAATTCCCCTCCTGACCCCTCCATCCCAGTAGTGGACCCCAAGCTCTTCTCCAAGAGACGCTACCGCTCCTCGCCCCGCGTGGTCTTCAGCGAGGTGCTGCCATCACACGACGCCCTGGAGGGTGAGGGCTATGACATTGAAGGGGTGCGGGGGATGAGGGTGAGGCGCAGAGCAGGGTCGCACACCATGCACCGAGGGGAGTACTCAGTATGTGACAGCATAAACACCTGGGTGGGCAACCTGACACAAGCCACAGACATAGCCGGGAACGAGGTCACAGTGCTGCCCAACGTTACAATCAACAACGTGGTGAAGAAACAGTTCTTCTATGAGACCACCTGCCGATACCCCACGCACAGAGGCTCCGGGAATGCAAACGGGGGGAGGACGGGAGGACGGGGCGCCAAGCAGGGCTCCAAATCGGGCTGTCTTGGCATCGACAGTCGCCACTGGAACTCCTactgcaccaacacacacatattcgtAAGCGCCCTGTCCGTCTTCAAGGAACGGACAGCCTGGCGTTTCATCCGCATCAACGccgcgtgtgtctgtgttctcagTCGGAAGTCCTGGGGGGGACGACTGGGGCACTGA